A stretch of the Luteolibacter arcticus genome encodes the following:
- a CDS encoding sensor histidine kinase, whose protein sequence is MLRTRLLYGLITLILLLWSVGAAALLLVQDANKRFAVLRDENFPIIRMARGIRTDTSTLNTYYLPALAAEAGAEPVSQNSYNENHGRLEARIQFLKDHGSGDPQRKEVIGNLDSAFQTYTEGYKRLFENNPRDREQRAELLRYISAQSQRITDLTETVLNTSEAQFDQGVSQLNSEKAKNTLFVVTLVSLGTAIAVLIYFQLVRQLVDPVVALKRSIDEIRRGNFELTLPEPSADSEFRGVATAFNDMAAELRQRRGETDDRLIRTHLVNRAILEAIPSPVFVLSEDGRILQLNPAAERLTEGLGVAGRLPAKIQRILDETEAAGANHLPEDPREALLFRVDEREFYYLPRIFKFTSEDGVHSGRAVLLHNVTRIRWLDDMKTNLLSTVSHEIKTPLTGIRMVLHLMLEDRTGSLSDRQRTMITSANEDCERLLATLNTLLDLSRAESGTTHLELVSTSLPEALERAERLFFPKAAEKGIAFRREIPVGQPEVVADPLRLDEVVNNLVSNAIKHSPGGGTITLKITRPDGEHLRASIIDEGAGVPAAAQNRIFERFFRAPGQDADGVGLGLFISREIMRAHEGRIGLLDRADKKTEFYIDVPLA, encoded by the coding sequence ATGCTCCGCACCCGCCTGCTGTACGGCCTGATTACCCTGATCCTGCTTCTTTGGAGCGTGGGTGCAGCGGCGCTGTTGCTGGTGCAGGACGCCAACAAGCGCTTCGCGGTTCTGAGGGATGAGAATTTCCCGATCATCCGAATGGCGAGGGGGATTCGCACGGATACCTCCACGCTCAATACCTACTACCTGCCAGCTCTTGCCGCCGAGGCGGGGGCCGAACCTGTCAGCCAGAACTCTTATAATGAGAACCATGGCAGGCTTGAGGCGCGGATCCAGTTCCTCAAGGACCATGGCAGTGGCGATCCCCAGCGGAAGGAAGTAATCGGCAACCTCGACAGCGCGTTCCAAACCTACACCGAGGGGTACAAGCGTCTCTTCGAGAACAACCCGCGGGATCGAGAACAGCGAGCGGAGTTGCTTCGATACATCAGCGCCCAGAGCCAGCGGATTACCGATCTCACCGAAACCGTTCTGAATACCTCGGAAGCCCAGTTCGACCAAGGAGTCTCACAATTGAATAGTGAGAAGGCGAAGAACACGCTGTTCGTCGTCACGCTGGTCAGCCTGGGCACCGCGATCGCGGTGCTGATCTATTTCCAACTCGTCCGCCAACTGGTCGATCCGGTGGTCGCCTTGAAGCGGTCCATCGATGAAATCCGCCGCGGGAATTTCGAACTCACTTTGCCGGAGCCATCCGCCGACAGCGAGTTCCGCGGAGTGGCAACCGCGTTCAATGACATGGCGGCGGAGTTGCGCCAGCGCCGCGGCGAGACGGACGACCGGCTCATCCGCACGCACTTGGTGAACCGCGCGATCCTCGAGGCCATCCCGTCGCCGGTCTTCGTTCTCAGCGAGGATGGCAGGATTCTCCAGCTCAATCCGGCCGCGGAGCGGCTGACCGAGGGCTTGGGCGTGGCCGGTCGCCTGCCGGCGAAGATCCAGCGGATTCTCGATGAAACGGAAGCCGCCGGTGCCAACCACCTGCCGGAGGATCCGCGCGAGGCGCTGCTGTTCCGCGTGGACGAGCGGGAGTTCTACTACCTTCCTCGTATTTTCAAGTTCACGTCCGAGGATGGGGTGCACTCGGGCCGCGCGGTGTTGCTTCACAATGTGACCCGCATCCGTTGGCTGGACGACATGAAGACCAACCTTCTGTCCACGGTCAGCCATGAGATCAAGACCCCGCTCACCGGGATCCGCATGGTCCTGCACCTGATGCTGGAAGACCGCACGGGCAGTCTCTCCGACCGCCAGCGGACCATGATCACCTCGGCGAATGAAGATTGCGAGCGGCTGCTGGCGACGCTCAACACGCTGCTGGACCTGTCCCGCGCCGAAAGCGGCACGACGCACCTCGAGCTTGTTTCGACATCATTGCCGGAGGCCTTGGAACGCGCCGAGCGATTGTTTTTCCCGAAGGCTGCGGAGAAGGGAATCGCCTTCCGGCGTGAAATCCCAGTTGGCCAACCGGAAGTTGTCGCCGATCCATTGCGACTCGATGAAGTCGTGAACAATCTTGTGTCCAATGCCATCAAGCACAGCCCGGGCGGAGGGACGATCACGCTCAAGATCACGCGGCCGGATGGGGAGCACCTGCGGGCGTCGATCATCGACGAGGGGGCCGGCGTGCCGGCGGCTGCGCAAAACCGGATCTTCGAGCGCTTCTTCCGTGCTCCCGGCCAGGATGCGGATGGCGTCGGGCTCGGACTGTTCATTTCCCGCGAGATCATGAGGGCGCACGAGGGTCGGATCGGCCTGCTGGACCGGGCCGACAAGAAAACGGAATTCTACATCGATGTCCCCCTCGCCTGA
- a CDS encoding lactonase family protein yields MKSHLPSVFLASCLLAALPAGAASGPGNGGAGDDLAPAPGLPLEPPAKPGLIQTLTHKDFSGVTSITLAPGGKHAYAASFHQGLITLLIRNPQSGRLTHVKSVTGDHFKGAVAFRLSKDGLLGAASAFRSESLILFSRNPATGELTETDHVGGADKPMAGLGWCIDNVFSPDGKFVYAVSSDSILCFKIADGKLAHVETVTEPVKADDEGNPKRPRMSGARGVAITPDGKTLLTSWNGSGTLMVHSRDLETGKLTLLQSISNGAGIDKGLEGVLHVTVSPDGGFAYTAGGRFGGENAVCAFSIEPKTGRLNFIQCLTGKDLPPDYDGGNEIVVSPDGFQVAVACTLSDCLTRFSRDPENGKLTAGKSFACGPPANPGACGVIYDSTGGHILVADENSSSIVVFRNLTR; encoded by the coding sequence ATGAAATCCCATCTCCCCTCGGTCTTTCTGGCGTCATGTCTGCTGGCGGCGCTTCCTGCCGGTGCCGCCTCCGGACCGGGAAACGGGGGCGCTGGGGATGATCTCGCGCCTGCTCCGGGCCTGCCGTTGGAGCCGCCAGCCAAGCCCGGGCTGATCCAGACGCTGACCCACAAGGACTTCAGCGGGGTCACCAGCATCACCTTGGCACCGGGCGGCAAGCATGCCTACGCCGCCTCCTTTCATCAGGGGCTGATCACCCTGCTGATCCGCAATCCCCAGTCCGGGCGACTGACCCATGTGAAGTCCGTCACCGGCGACCATTTCAAGGGCGCGGTCGCCTTCCGCCTTTCCAAGGATGGCTTGCTCGGGGCGGCCTCCGCATTTCGCTCCGAGTCGCTGATCCTTTTCAGTCGCAATCCCGCCACCGGCGAGCTGACCGAGACCGATCACGTCGGCGGGGCCGACAAGCCGATGGCCGGTCTCGGCTGGTGCATCGACAACGTGTTCTCGCCGGACGGGAAGTTCGTGTATGCGGTCAGTTCGGACTCCATCCTCTGTTTCAAGATCGCCGACGGAAAGCTAGCCCATGTGGAAACCGTCACCGAGCCCGTGAAGGCCGACGACGAGGGCAATCCCAAGAGGCCGCGAATGAGCGGCGCGCGCGGCGTGGCGATCACGCCAGACGGGAAGACCCTGCTCACCTCGTGGAATGGGTCCGGCACGCTGATGGTCCACTCCCGCGATCTCGAAACGGGCAAGCTCACCCTGCTCCAGTCGATTTCCAACGGCGCGGGCATCGACAAGGGTCTTGAGGGTGTCCTGCACGTCACCGTCAGTCCCGACGGCGGATTTGCCTACACGGCGGGTGGGCGTTTCGGGGGTGAGAATGCCGTCTGCGCCTTCTCCATCGAGCCCAAGACCGGCCGGCTGAACTTTATCCAGTGCCTGACGGGCAAGGACTTGCCGCCGGACTACGATGGCGGCAATGAGATCGTGGTTTCGCCCGACGGCTTTCAAGTCGCGGTCGCCTGCACCCTCTCCGACTGCCTGACCCGTTTCAGCCGCGACCCCGAGAACGGCAAGCTCACCGCCGGGAAAAGCTTCGCCTGCGGCCCGCCTGCCAACCCCGGGGCCTGCGGCGTCATCTACGACTCCACGGGCGGACACATCCTGGTCGCGGACGAGAATTCCAGCAGCATCGTGGTATTTCGGAATCTTACCCGTTGA
- a CDS encoding AURKAIP1/COX24 domain-containing protein, which translates to MGSLKKRRKTKINKHKRKKRMKQNRHKKRLRYKS; encoded by the coding sequence ATGGGCTCGCTGAAGAAACGCCGTAAGACGAAGATCAACAAGCACAAGCGCAAGAAGCGCATGAAGCAAAACCGCCATAAGAAGCGGCTTCGCTACAAGTCTTAA
- a CDS encoding response regulator gives MSPSPDITARRFKVLVVDDEPTLRLGFSYALADHDTETAAGGHEALVKIGEQQFDVVILDLRMPDIDGLQVIEMLRRQENPLPVVLCSAALTPSSALRAITGNVVDFLLKPVRPAELRGVIEHVLCPGEDLLSQALAKARAGHLNQAIHHLESVSEPCPRITVWTSVLRAIRLGGLEGEAAAFVKLEREGLDQLAFRVAE, from the coding sequence ATGTCCCCCTCGCCTGATATCACCGCTCGTCGCTTCAAGGTGCTCGTCGTGGATGACGAGCCGACCTTGCGGCTAGGATTTTCCTATGCCCTGGCCGATCATGACACCGAGACCGCGGCGGGCGGGCACGAGGCCTTGGTCAAGATCGGAGAGCAGCAATTCGATGTGGTGATCCTGGACCTGCGGATGCCGGACATCGACGGCCTGCAGGTCATCGAAATGCTCCGCCGCCAGGAGAACCCGTTGCCGGTGGTGCTGTGCAGCGCGGCACTGACGCCCAGCTCCGCGCTCCGTGCGATCACGGGCAACGTGGTGGATTTCCTGCTCAAGCCGGTGCGCCCGGCCGAGCTGCGCGGGGTGATCGAGCACGTCTTGTGTCCCGGCGAGGACCTGCTCTCGCAAGCGCTCGCCAAGGCGCGGGCGGGTCATCTGAACCAAGCGATCCACCATCTGGAAAGCGTGTCCGAGCCGTGCCCGCGGATCACGGTGTGGACCAGCGTGCTGCGGGCGATCCGGCTCGGCGGCCTGGAAGGGGAGGCGGCTGCCTTCGTCAAGCTGGAGCGGGAAGGGCTGGATCAACTGGCCTTCCGGGTGGCGGAGTGA
- the acpP gene encoding acyl carrier protein, whose amino-acid sequence MHERVVWIVTEQLGADPKAVKAESRFVEDLGADSLDTVELVMAVEEEFEVTIPDEAAEKLRTIGDLVGWLEKPPVEVE is encoded by the coding sequence ATTCATGAGCGCGTCGTGTGGATCGTGACGGAGCAGTTGGGCGCCGATCCCAAGGCGGTGAAGGCGGAGTCGCGTTTCGTCGAGGACCTCGGGGCCGACAGCCTCGACACCGTCGAGTTGGTCATGGCGGTCGAGGAAGAATTCGAGGTGACCATTCCCGACGAGGCGGCGGAAAAGCTCCGCACGATCGGGGACTTGGTGGGGTGGCTCGAAAAGCCACCGGTCGAAGTGGAGTGA
- a CDS encoding Hsp70 family protein produces MTQPPRVTGELILGIDLGTTNSAVGAVESGFPILLADTEGSRITPSAVWFGADGSVEVGRKALRRRASEPGRVVTSVKRLMGRRFGEEAEFCVPIERGADGGIRVLGRTPEEVSAEILRELKSIAEFRLGRPAEKAVITVPAYFNDGQRAATKRAGELAGLEVIRIVSEPTAAALAYGLDKLDEHSRVAVYDLGGGTFDLSVLEMQDGVFQVLATRGDTRLGGDDLDVALARHCVADLEELDATAKVRLIAEAERVKCALSDRESETFRAPFYDGSRSLEKEVTRDDLEKLARPWIARTLTCCRQALADAGTTPSDLHAVVLVGGSTRIPAVRNAVAELFGREPDLSQHPDEAVALGATIQAGVLGGTLRKMVLLDVTPLSLGIETFGGLMNILIPRNTTIPCKAGEMFTNAAAGQASMRVRVLQGEREMARDNWELGCFEVPFEPAPKGQARVGVQFRIDENGILEVLARDVTTGRDTVVEIRSAAVNVDDEAVEKMVGESVEYAFEDMAERVFTEAKLKAEELLPAVEQALAEAGDLVSAEERSEIETAAVAVKEALAAGLPNPLKAAVQRLDKATEAFAAALVEKAMMEALERRL; encoded by the coding sequence GTGACCCAGCCTCCCCGCGTGACAGGCGAGCTGATCTTGGGAATCGATTTGGGAACAACCAATTCCGCGGTTGGAGCGGTGGAATCCGGCTTTCCGATCCTGCTCGCTGATACCGAGGGTAGCCGCATCACGCCCAGCGCCGTCTGGTTCGGAGCCGACGGATCGGTCGAAGTGGGGCGAAAAGCCCTGCGCCGCCGCGCCAGTGAGCCGGGCCGGGTGGTGACGAGCGTGAAACGACTGATGGGCAGGCGCTTCGGCGAAGAGGCGGAGTTCTGCGTGCCGATCGAGCGAGGTGCCGATGGCGGGATCCGGGTGCTCGGGCGGACACCGGAGGAAGTGAGCGCGGAGATCCTGCGCGAGCTGAAAAGCATCGCCGAATTCCGGCTGGGCCGCCCTGCGGAGAAGGCAGTCATCACCGTGCCGGCCTATTTCAATGATGGCCAGCGTGCCGCCACTAAACGCGCCGGTGAACTCGCCGGACTCGAGGTCATCCGCATCGTCAGCGAGCCGACCGCGGCCGCGCTGGCCTACGGGCTGGACAAGCTCGACGAGCACTCGCGGGTCGCCGTCTATGACCTCGGCGGCGGAACCTTCGATCTCTCGGTACTGGAAATGCAGGATGGCGTCTTCCAAGTGCTCGCCACCCGCGGCGACACCCGGCTGGGTGGCGATGACCTCGACGTGGCGCTGGCCCGCCACTGCGTGGCCGACCTCGAGGAACTCGATGCCACCGCCAAGGTCCGGCTCATTGCCGAAGCGGAGCGAGTCAAGTGCGCCCTGTCCGACCGCGAGTCGGAGACCTTCCGGGCACCCTTTTACGATGGCTCCCGTAGCTTGGAGAAGGAAGTCACGCGCGACGACCTCGAGAAACTCGCCCGACCTTGGATCGCGCGCACGCTCACCTGCTGCCGGCAGGCGCTCGCGGATGCCGGCACCACCCCGTCAGACCTCCATGCGGTGGTGCTGGTCGGTGGCAGCACCCGCATCCCCGCCGTCCGCAATGCCGTCGCAGAGCTGTTCGGTCGCGAGCCCGACCTTTCCCAGCATCCTGACGAGGCCGTGGCGCTCGGAGCCACCATCCAGGCCGGCGTGCTCGGCGGCACCCTGCGGAAAATGGTGCTGCTCGACGTGACCCCCCTCAGCCTCGGCATCGAGACCTTCGGCGGCTTGATGAACATCCTCATCCCGCGCAACACGACCATCCCGTGCAAGGCCGGCGAGATGTTCACCAACGCCGCCGCCGGCCAGGCTTCCATGCGCGTCCGCGTACTCCAGGGCGAGCGCGAAATGGCGCGCGACAATTGGGAACTCGGTTGCTTCGAGGTGCCCTTCGAGCCCGCTCCGAAAGGCCAGGCGCGCGTCGGCGTGCAATTCCGCATCGACGAAAACGGCATCCTCGAAGTCCTCGCGCGCGACGTGACCACCGGCCGCGACACGGTCGTCGAGATCCGCAGCGCGGCGGTGAACGTCGATGACGAGGCCGTGGAGAAGATGGTGGGCGAGTCCGTCGAATACGCCTTCGAGGACATGGCCGAGCGGGTTTTCACTGAGGCGAAGCTTAAGGCGGAGGAACTGCTGCCAGCCGTCGAACAGGCCTTGGCCGAAGCTGGCGATCTCGTGTCCGCCGAGGAACGCAGCGAAATCGAAACCGCCGCCGTCGCCGTGAAAGAAGCCCTCGCCGCCGGCCTGCCCAACCCGCTCAAAGCCGCCGTGCAACGCCTCGACAAGGCCACCGAAGCCTTCGCCGCCGCGCTCGTCGAAAAGGCGATGATGGAGGCCTTGGAGCGACGCCTCTAA
- the hisG gene encoding ATP phosphoribosyltransferase gives MPETTEKTLKLAIPKGSLEGPTLDLLAKAGYEVYVSSRGLRPSSNDPELDLYLIRAQEVARYIDQGFLDCGITGLDWASEYDGSLVDLAELPYSRATPRPTHWVLVVPEDSPIRKPEDLQGKRIATEGVAITERYLKSKGIQAEVEFSWGATEVKVPDLVDAIVDVTETGSSIKANKLRIVDTLLTSFPHFYASQAAAADPWKRQKMDRLTLLLKAALEARDKVGLKMNLPADKLSALLEKLPAMRRPTVSQLSEEGWVAVETVIDEKVVRDIIPTLKELGAEGIIEYPLNKIVP, from the coding sequence ATGCCGGAGACCACCGAAAAGACGCTGAAACTGGCCATTCCCAAGGGTTCCTTGGAAGGCCCTACCCTCGACCTGCTGGCGAAAGCCGGGTACGAGGTGTACGTCTCGTCGCGCGGTCTTCGCCCGTCCTCGAACGACCCGGAGCTCGATCTCTACCTGATCCGCGCCCAGGAAGTCGCCCGCTACATCGACCAAGGGTTCCTCGACTGCGGCATCACGGGCCTCGACTGGGCCAGCGAGTACGATGGCAGCTTGGTGGACCTCGCCGAACTCCCCTACTCCCGCGCCACCCCGCGTCCGACGCATTGGGTGCTGGTGGTCCCGGAAGACTCGCCGATCCGCAAGCCGGAAGACCTTCAGGGCAAGCGCATCGCCACCGAAGGCGTCGCCATCACCGAGCGCTATCTCAAGTCCAAGGGCATCCAAGCCGAGGTCGAGTTCTCCTGGGGCGCTACCGAGGTGAAGGTGCCGGATCTGGTCGACGCGATCGTTGACGTCACCGAGACCGGCTCGTCGATCAAGGCCAACAAGCTGCGCATCGTCGATACCCTGCTGACCTCTTTCCCGCACTTTTACGCCAGCCAGGCCGCCGCGGCGGACCCGTGGAAGCGCCAGAAGATGGACCGCCTGACCCTGCTACTGAAGGCCGCACTCGAAGCCCGCGACAAGGTGGGCTTGAAAATGAATCTTCCCGCGGACAAGTTGTCCGCCCTCCTCGAAAAGCTGCCCGCCATGCGCCGGCCGACCGTTTCCCAACTCTCCGAAGAGGGCTGGGTGGCTGTCGAGACGGTCATCGACGAGAAGGTTGTCCGCGACATCATCCCGACGCTCAAGGAACTCGGTGCTGAAGGCATCATCGAGTATCCGCTCAACAAGATCGTCCCCTGA
- a CDS encoding DUF4250 domain-containing protein, protein MDPHLLLGLLNTELRNHCDSLDDLVKTHGLDARKLTDRMAKAGYEYLPAQNQFR, encoded by the coding sequence ATGGACCCCCACCTTCTGTTAGGCCTGCTCAATACCGAGCTGCGAAACCATTGCGACTCGCTGGACGACCTCGTGAAAACCCACGGGCTCGATGCCCGGAAGCTAACAGATCGCATGGCCAAGGCCGGCTACGAGTATCTGCCGGCGCAAAACCAGTTCCGCTGA
- a CDS encoding leishmanolysin — translation MKPFLFALMALAVPARAVTLLNLTYDGAITGAQRQQFDDAAAFWNSTITGYDLIHNSAGQVQPHSLTINVSVPEIDGVGGILGSAGPETATYYDNNPVGAPTLALFYTASGSMEFDAADVDDMIGSNTFFGVVLHEMAHVLGIGTLWTYNTNLAGPGTHNLYTVGSGQYFGANALSAWQTEFGQAGATFVPVELGGGPGTAEGHWNEVNGGGGATGFVSNLTGSDFSNELMTGWAAGEFFLSKVTLGGLDDLGYVVDYSKAGLITYAPVPEPAVAMLAISAAGLGFRRRRGR, via the coding sequence ATGAAACCCTTTCTCTTCGCCTTGATGGCGTTGGCGGTGCCCGCACGCGCGGTGACCCTGCTGAATCTGACTTACGACGGGGCGATCACCGGGGCCCAAAGGCAACAGTTCGACGACGCGGCTGCCTTTTGGAACTCGACGATCACCGGCTACGACCTGATCCACAATTCTGCGGGGCAGGTTCAGCCTCATTCCCTGACGATCAACGTGTCGGTGCCTGAGATCGACGGTGTGGGCGGCATTCTCGGCAGCGCGGGGCCGGAGACGGCGACTTACTACGATAATAATCCGGTCGGGGCGCCGACCCTGGCGCTTTTCTATACGGCGAGCGGCAGCATGGAGTTCGATGCCGCCGATGTGGACGACATGATCGGCAGCAACACCTTTTTCGGCGTGGTGCTGCATGAAATGGCCCACGTGCTCGGGATCGGGACACTGTGGACCTACAATACCAACCTCGCCGGGCCGGGAACCCACAACCTCTACACGGTCGGCAGCGGTCAATACTTCGGGGCGAACGCGCTCAGCGCGTGGCAAACGGAATTCGGCCAAGCGGGCGCTACCTTCGTGCCGGTGGAGCTGGGCGGAGGTCCCGGGACTGCAGAGGGCCACTGGAACGAGGTCAACGGCGGTGGCGGGGCGACTGGCTTCGTGAGCAATTTGACTGGCTCGGACTTCTCCAACGAACTGATGACCGGCTGGGCGGCGGGCGAGTTTTTCCTCTCCAAGGTCACCCTCGGGGGGCTCGATGACCTCGGCTACGTCGTGGACTACTCGAAGGCGGGTCTCATCACCTACGCGCCGGTGCCCGAGCCCGCCGTGGCGATGCTCGCGATTTCCGCTGCCGGGCTGGGCTTTCGCCGCCGCCGCGGTCGCTGA
- a CDS encoding sigma-54-dependent transcriptional regulator has product MDILIVDDEKSIRLTTSLALEGEGHYVETAEDGETAIKRIKEENFDLVFLDLRLGDEDGLDILQQMLKVRPRQLITIFTAHASVTTAVKATQLGAFDYLEKPFTPDQLRAILAKAHRALQTRHEVVRLEETVQELKSEVRHGAPPLRFASEDPKTNAELETLFRAAASPASVLILGESGTGKSAIAREVHERSHLRDKPFVTVSCPSLSKELLESVLFGHVKGSFTGAIKDTWGKVHAAEGGTLFLDEIGELPMEIQPKLLRLLQEREYERLGENKVRECNVRVIAATNRDLSACVASGSFREDLYYRLNVISVTVSPLRERRGDLQRFAEDYLSFFSTQMGRKLDGFSESGRQTLMRHAWPGNLRELRNAIERATILSHGPQVEAADLPTPVGVVEGVNGSPALPIIGGEHSLDDLEQAHMREVLRWAPTLQDAAAILGIDKATLYRKRKRFGMD; this is encoded by the coding sequence ATGGATATTCTCATCGTAGACGACGAAAAGTCGATTCGCCTGACCACTTCCCTCGCACTGGAAGGAGAGGGTCATTACGTCGAAACCGCCGAAGACGGCGAGACGGCGATCAAGCGGATCAAGGAGGAGAATTTCGACCTCGTGTTTTTGGACCTGCGGCTCGGTGACGAAGACGGCCTCGATATCCTCCAGCAGATGCTGAAGGTGCGCCCCCGGCAGCTCATTACGATCTTCACGGCCCACGCGTCCGTGACCACGGCGGTGAAGGCGACCCAGCTCGGTGCCTTCGACTACTTGGAGAAGCCGTTCACGCCGGACCAATTGCGGGCGATCCTGGCCAAGGCGCACCGGGCGTTGCAGACGCGCCACGAGGTTGTGCGGCTGGAGGAGACCGTGCAGGAGCTGAAAAGCGAGGTCCGCCACGGCGCGCCGCCGCTGCGTTTCGCCTCGGAAGATCCCAAGACGAACGCCGAGCTCGAAACACTGTTCCGCGCTGCGGCGTCACCAGCCTCGGTGCTGATTCTGGGTGAAAGCGGTACCGGCAAGAGCGCCATCGCCCGCGAGGTTCACGAACGCAGCCACTTGCGCGACAAACCCTTCGTCACGGTGAGCTGCCCCAGCCTGTCCAAGGAGCTGCTGGAAAGCGTGCTCTTCGGCCACGTGAAGGGTTCCTTCACCGGTGCGATCAAGGACACTTGGGGCAAGGTTCACGCCGCCGAGGGGGGTACCCTTTTCCTCGACGAGATCGGCGAATTGCCGATGGAGATCCAGCCGAAGCTGCTGCGGCTGCTGCAGGAGCGCGAATACGAGCGGCTGGGCGAAAACAAAGTGCGCGAGTGCAACGTCCGCGTGATCGCCGCGACCAATCGCGACCTGAGCGCTTGCGTCGCCTCGGGCAGCTTCCGCGAGGATCTCTACTACCGTCTCAATGTGATCAGCGTCACGGTGTCGCCGTTGCGCGAAAGGCGCGGCGACCTGCAGAGGTTCGCCGAGGATTACCTCTCCTTTTTCTCCACCCAGATGGGCCGGAAGCTCGACGGCTTCTCGGAAAGCGGACGCCAGACCCTGATGCGCCACGCCTGGCCGGGCAACCTGCGTGAACTGCGAAATGCGATCGAGCGCGCCACCATCCTTTCGCACGGTCCACAGGTGGAGGCGGCCGACTTGCCGACCCCGGTCGGTGTCGTGGAAGGCGTGAACGGCAGTCCGGCGCTTCCGATCATCGGCGGTGAGCATAGCCTTGACGATCTGGAGCAGGCGCACATGCGCGAAGTGCTGCGCTGGGCGCCCACCCTTCAGGATGCCGCCGCCATTCTCGGCATCGACAAGGCCACCCTCTACCGCAAGCGGAAGCGCTTCGGCATGGACTGA